From the genome of Sporomusa sphaeroides DSM 2875:
TTTGGCTTTATACTTCAGTACCAAGGGCAGGATGGCCTCAAATCTTGGACCCTCGTCGGTAATGGAATTAATCATTGGTGTACCGTATTTAGCCAAGGCCAAACCGGCTTCCAGCGCCTGCGGGTTGGGGCTGTCGATACAAAGCGGCGCCTGCACGGCTTCCTGAATGGTAGTTACCAGCCACTGCATATACTCCACTTCATTAAACACCTTATTGCCGCAATTGACGTCAATATAGTTAGCGCCTGCGTCTAATTGCTCCCGGGCCACTTGCTGAATATATTGGGCATCTTTTCCTTCAACGGCTTCACTGATGGCTTTTCGGCTGGTATTAATCAGTTCTCCTACAATTAGCACAATGTAACCTCCATTTTAGTTTTTGGCCACAATCTTAGCAGATATTTCCTTGCAAGCCACCGCATCGACACAATAGCCGTCAGCGCCGATTTTTTCGGCAAATTCCGGATATAAGGGAGCGCCGCCAACCAGCACCTTCACCTTATCTCTCAAGCCGGCTTCGGTGATGGCATCAATAGTATCCTGCATGGCCATCATGGTAGTGGTAAGAAGCGCGCACATGCCGACAATCTGTGGCTTATGCTCCTTGATAGCCTCAACAAAAGCCTCTGGTGTAACATCCACACCCAGGTCCACTACATTGAAGCCGCCGCTTTCCAGCAGCATGACTACCAGATTTTTGCCGATATCGTGCAAATCGCCCTTTACCGTGCCCATGACAAAGGTGGATACATTAGCCGAATCCTCCGCCGATAACAGCGGCTTAACAATGGTTAACCCTTCAGACAAAGCTTTGGCCGACATCATAACTTCCGGAATAAACATTTCGCCTGCCTTGAACTTGGGCGCAACGATGTCCATGCCGGCCAGCAAGCCCTTGCTGACGATCTCCATCGGCTTTACACCGGCTGCTATCATCCCCTGGGTAATCGTCTTTACCTCTTCATCATCACCCTGATACACCGCTTCTGCTAACTTTTCGAAATTGCTCATACAATATCTACCTCCTAAAATTTGAATTTTGCTTTCCTTCAGCGTTATTGTGCCGTCACTTTTAACTATTGCACAATTCGTGCCACCCTTTTTTGCAGGCGATAAAAATAGTGTAAAGAATGGAAATTTTTTAAAATTACTCATTTTTTTCAATAAACTATTCGTAATAAAAGCATTTTGGGGCATTTTAGCCGGTAAACCCGGGTGCCTAGATTAACCACTTTCCCTGAAAACCACGAAATCAGTGCCGCGGACCTTCCCTACCGAAAGGATTCCTTTCACTCAAATACAGGAAAATTACAGCTACTGCTGTCATTATTTTTCGAATATTTCAACAAAATAGCACCTTGCTGACTATTGTGAAAAGTAGTGCAAGGCAGTGAAAGTTTTTCTTTCAGTTGATAGGAATATTTGCAGGCGGTAAAGAAAACACGGCTTGCGCCGAGCCTTTGGCGACGATGGAAGCCGAAGTTGCCCTTTTAAACACACACAACCTTACATCCTGTGAATCAGCAAAAAGAGGCCGCGTTGAACGACAGTCCAACGCGGCCTTTTTGTCTAGCCCAGTTTATCAAGTTCTGCCTGGTTAAGCCCTTTATCTGCGAGATATTTTTTAAGCTCCCGGACAGTAGCCTCAGGCAGTTCCGGTCTTGCGTACGCTGCCAGCATTTTATCCATCTTTTTATTGATATTCTGCAGTATTTCTTGGTTTGGATCACCGGTAACAGCCCCTTTAAGGCTGATTTCCGGTAAGAAAGATTCTTTACGGCAATGCCGCATAGTATGAGTCTGAGTTAAGAAATGACCAGCAATGCCTACGTTATTAATTACATCAATAGCAAGAGTCTCCTCGTTAACCTCTATCCCTTTTAAGAAACGTCTGACCATACCGATAATCTCAAAATCCGCAATCAGCTTTTCATAACTTATGCAGCTATAACTGTCAACAATACCGGCAGCATGGATAATGATATTGGTTTTTGCCCCATGTGCGGCCAACAGTGTGAGCATACTCTCATAACCGGCTTGTATTGACAGCGACTTCGCATCGGTTACAGCACCACCTCCCCGGCAAGGAAGTCCATAGGCCTTTGCCAGCCGCGCCCCGTACTGATAACATAACGCTCCTTCCGGCGAACCACTGGCAATACTGCCGCTCTTCATATCAGAGGTGGTGGTTTGGGTTCCGTATACCACAGGTGTGCCTGGATTCATCATCTGAGCGACGGCAATACCGGCCAAAACTTCTGCATTATGCAAGGCCATTGTGCCTGCCAGGGTTATCGGCGCAGTCGTCCCCGCCATAGCGCAGGCCGCAATAACTGCCGGCTGAGAATACTTAGTAAAGACTAATAAGGTCTCTAACATCGTACGGTCTAACTGCAGCGGCGTATTAGTATTGACAATGGTCGTCGCCCTGGGCTTATTTACCAAGTCAGCTTTACCAAAAACGATGCCTAACATGTCCATAAGCGCTTCTACCTCATCGGCTTTGCCTGATCCGGTAACAATGCATTTATCGGAATGCAGCAGTGTAGCGTATAACAAGGCACCGATACCCTGGTCAGCCGGTTGGACAATCATCCCTCCATTGGCGTTAAAATGGTCGCATTGTTGATAAAGCTTCAAAAACCGGACATAATCCTCCATTTGCGCCGGCCGCTTGCTGCCATCAAGCTCCAGTACGAGCGGCGGACCATAGGCGGGGAAGCACTCGACGTTATCGCCGCCCACGGTAATATCATACTTGGAATTACGCGCATACATCGCAAAGGACGACGGAGCCTTGCCAATCCACTCCAGCAGTTGTTCTTCGGTAAAATAAGCCGTTTGCCCGTCAACCTTGATTCCGTTTTTCTGTAAAAGCTCAATTACGTCCGGATGAAGAAACTTCATGCCGGTTTTTTCAAGAATTTTCACCGTTGCCAGATGTATCTGCTTTAAGTCTTCCGTCATAGTCGCTACACTCATGTCCATCCCCCTATTCTTATCCCTTTTCTGTTAGTTACCGGCCACTATCTTAGCAGCCATTTCCTTGCAGGCCACGGCATCGACACAATAGCCGTCAGCCCCGATTTTTTCGGCAAACTCCGGATATAAGGGAGCGCCGCCAACCAGCACCTTCACCTTATCTCTCAGGCCGGCTTCGGTGATGGCATCAAGAGTATCCTGCATGGCCATCATGGTAGTGGTGAGCAGTGCGCACATGCCGACAATCCGGGGCTTATGCTCCTTAATGGCCGCAACAAAAGCCTCTGGCGTAACATCCACACCCAGATCTACTACATTGAAGCCGCCGCTTTCCAGCAGCATGACTACCAGGTTTTTGCCGATATCATGTAAATCGCCTTTTACCGTGCCCATGACAAAGGTGGATACATTGGCCGAATCCTCCGCCGACAACAGCGGCTTGACAATGCTCAGCCCTTCGGATAAGGCTTTGGCCGACATCATAACTTCCGGAATAAACATCTCTCCGGCCTTGAACTTGGGCGCGACGATGTCCATGCCGGCCAGCAGGCCCTTGCTGACAATCTCCATCGGATTTACCCCGGCTGCTACCATACCCTGGGTAATTGTCTTTACCGCTAAATCATCACCCTGATACACCGCTTCTGCCAGCTTTTCGAAATTGCTCATACAGTACCGACCTCCTAAAAATTTGGTATTGATTATACGCATAATGACACCGGTAAAAACGTGCTTGTGCCACTGCCCATAACTATTGCACAATTCGTGCCACTTATTGATTATGTTGCAAAAATAACATAATCTCTTTTTCAAAAACCAGCAAGACGGGGGACGGTGGTATCGTCTTACCAATTCAAGCAAGACAATGCCACCGCCCCCCGTCTTATAAATAATTATAAATTACCCAGCTCTTTGCAACGTGAAACACATGCTTTTATACCCTCTGTTAAGCAACGGTCAAAGCCGAGTTCGTCCATTTTATCAAGCGCTGCAAGCGTTGTTCCACCCTTCAAGCGGAGCTTATCCTCCAGCATTTCGGCACTCATCCCGGAATTCAGCAGCATCTCTGCACGCCTTTCATGGTTTGCACAAAAAGCCGTAATGCAGTATCTTCGTCAAATCCCATATGTACGGCTTCTTTCAAGATAACACGAGTCATATGGTAAAAATAAGCCGGGGCAGATCCATTAATTGGAACCACCTCACACATAAGCGACTCCGGTATTTCTTCTACAATACCGCAACTTGACAAAAAACATTCAACTGCTTTATAGTCATCATCAGCTACTGTTTCAGCGCGTGAAACTGCAAAAGCGCCCAATCCCACTTGGGCCGTTAGCGTAGGCATACACCTAATCACTTTACAGTCTTTTCCCAATTGTTCCTGATACCATTTGATGCTGACTCCTGCTGCAAGTGAAAGAAAAATAGTGTCTGCAGATAAAGCATTCTTAATTTGCTGCATGATTGAATCGATTACCTGAGGGGTTACAGCAACTACAACAACGCGAGCGCTTTTAACCAAATCATCAATTGATGAAAAAACGGTGTACCCCTTTTCCCTAAAATCATCACATACTTTTTGTGAGACATCGAAAATTCCAATCCGGTTCGGAAAATAAACACCGCTCTTCTCTACCCCTGCAAGCAATGCCTTTACAATATTACCAGCTCCTATACAGCCAACTATTGTACTCATTAAAACATCTCCTAAAAAATATTATGTAGTATGACACAACTATCGTGCCATCACCTTTGACTATTGCAAAATTCGTACCAGTTTTTGAATATGTTAAAAAGCAACGTATTTTTTAGCAAGACAAACTTGTACCGCAACCGGACATGGATAATTTTGTTTTGCGAATATTTAAAATAAATGCAGTTTACTAATTATCGCAAAAGATGTTATAATAACTGAAAAAATCCCTTCAGTTGATAAGAACATGTGCCGATCTTTTTATTGACAGGGAGGCCGCTTAATGGTAAAAAAAACGTATGAAGAGCTGGAGTCTGAAAACCGCTTATTGCATGCCATGTTTGATGTAGTATCCGACGGGGCTTATGCAGTAAGCGTGGATGGCACTGTTCTCTTCTACAACAAAGCCTTTGAAAAAATGGAGGGGACAACCCGCAGCCAGATGGTGGGAAAAAAAGATTTTGACGTATATCCGGGATTTGAAAACTTCCAGCGGCATGTTGTATGCAAAAATCCCGAACCATTGCGGGATCAGCATATGACCTATACGTCGATAAGCGGCAAAAAAGTTGATATTGTATATAATTCCTACCCGTTTTTTCAGGATGGAAAATTATCTGCCGTCATTTCCATTGGCAGAGATAAGCCCTCCATAAACGAATTAGTTACCATGGTGCTAAATTCATTTAACAGTAAAAAATCTAACAGAGTCACCAATGGCACCATCTATACGTTGGAAGATATTATCGGCAGCAGTACCGTCATCCGGCAAACCCTGAAACAAGCCCGCAAAATGGCGCAGAGCCAGTCTACCGTCATGCTTGTGGGGGAAACAGGCACAGGTAAAGAGTTGTTTGCCCAAGGTATACATAACGCCAGTCCTTACAAATCCCGCCCCTTTATTGCCGTAAACTGCGCCGCAATCCCGGAAACACTGATGGAAAGCCTGATGATGGGAACTGTAAAGGGTGCATTTTCCGGAGCATTGGATACGCCCGGTTTTTTTGAGCAGGCTGAAAATGGAACTTTATTTTTAGATGAAATAAACTCGCTGTCTATTTCCTTGCAAGCAAAACTGCTAAGATTACTGCAGGATAAAAAAATACGACGCCTGGGCGATAATAAAGAACGCAAGATTTCGTGCCGGATAATCAGTGCAACCAATCAGGACTTATTTGCGCTGGCAAAGAGCGGCCTTTTCCGTGAAGATCTGTTATACCGTTTGACTCCCGTTATTGCGGATATTCCGCCCTTACGTGAGCGGTTAGAGGACATACCGCTGCTGGCAAGAGAATTTGTAGACCGCTTTAACGATGAACTGGCGCTAAACATAAAAATCATATCCCAGGATTTGATGCAGCTATTTTTATATTACCGCTGGCCGGGAAATGTGCGTGAATTGGAGCATATCATTGAAAGCGCGATGAGCCTGGCCGAAAATACAGAAACCATATTATCCAGGGAGCATCTGCCCAGGATGTTAAAAAAGAGACTGATGAGTGATCAAACAAAGTCCGGCTCAAGTGATAGTGAAGCAGGTGCCAATAAGTCGCTAGCCGAACTGTTGCGTCAATACGAGAAAGAAACCATTGAAAACGCACTGATACTAAAGAATGGGAACGTAAGCCAGTGCGCTATTCAACTGGGAATTACCAGGCAAAATTTGCATTATCACCTCCGCCGGCATGGAATTAAAGCTGTTTTGTATAAAGCCCAGTCTGTCGGCGATGCAACAGATTCCCCTGTGCCTTAAACGAAAACCGGTTACTGTGGCCGCCAACCACCGTAACCGGTTAATTACACTGCAACAAAAGCCGCCAGGCGCGAGAGTGGAACTCGCAGCTGGCGGCTTCTTTAACATGTCATGCCATTATATCAAAAAATAATCCCTTGGCAACGCCGTAGTAGCCATTGGTAAGACTGGGCAGCGGCAGCAGATTATCCTTATGGATAAGCGCGCTGAAAGCCTTGTTGTAAGTTACACCGGCAATGCCGTCCGAACTGCCTACCAGCCGCTGCAAGGAATCCAGATTGTTCGTTGCCGCTTCTGTCAGCCGATTCTCGTTAACGCTGAGCTTGCCGCCGGCACCCACGTCAATCCCCAGTTGGGACAAAGAACCAGCGGAAAAGCGAATGTTCGCAAATGAACCGGCCAGATTGGAAATAGCTTTTGACGAACCGGCATTGGCTTTCAGATGCTCCACCACAGCATTATAGGCGCCGGCAAATTGTTTAACCGCGTTCACCAGCTTACCGGCATCCATCTGATCCGGACTTACCTTAGCCTCGCCGGTTCCGGTCAGGGTAGCGGAAACGCCCTCGGCCAGTTCAATTTCATTTTTCCCGGAAGTATGGCTAACACCGTTCACACGGTAAACAGCATCCTGCGCCGTCTCCTGGCGCTCTGTCTGCAACTGCTGCTCCAGCGCTCCGGTCATGGTCACGCTGAAGGCGGTTGCGGCTCCTGTTCCGCTGGTGTAAAGCTGCAGCTGACTTTTACCGTCCTTTTCCGTGACGCTGGCTTTCAGGCTGCCGCCTGATTCATTGACCTTCTCTGCGATTGACTGCAAGGCCTGCTTGTTGGTCGTGCCGGCAGTGAAATTAAAGTCAAACTTATAGGTTTTATCACCGCTGTTCAAGGTAAGACTGCTCTTACCGGCAAAAGCTCCCGCACCTTCCGCAGCCAGAGCAGCATAGGCCGTTTTCTGTCCGCCGGCAAGCTGACTTACCTCCACATTAAAACTGTCACGGCCTGGTGCAAACTTGGACGTCACCGTGACGACCTTGCTGTTATCACTGCCATAGCCAATTTGGTTGACGGCGCTGTTCAGGCTGGTATTTTTCAGATCATAAGCTGCATCCTTCAATGCTTTCATCGACGAATCAAAGCCGTTGTAAAAGCTTGACGCCAGGTTATTGTAATTCTCGACAATCTCTGTGGCCATAGCAAGTTTTTTCTGCCGGTCAGCCAGGATACTGGCCAATTGGTTCCTGCTGTCTGACGCATAATCATAAAGCACATCAGACCCGCCGGGCAAGAGGGTGCCTGTGCGGCCTGTCTGACCGTTATTGGCAAAATCCTGCCTTTGCAGCATTGACGCATAAATGCCATATTGTCCCCACGAGGTATATTGGTTAGCAACAGAACCGCTCCTAAACACGCTGCTCACTCCTTTGCACCCGGACGTTCATCCCTGATTCGCCTTCTGCTGTGTTTGGACACGCCTTCCTTACTTTTTTTGTACCACAATCCCCCGAGTTTTGCAAGAAAATCTTGTAAATTGCTAAACCTTAAAGGTGAAGTTCTTTAATGAGGAATGAGATAAGCAACTAAAACAGCCTGAGGCAATCCAAAGCGGATCATCCCAGGCTGTTTCCTGTTAAATTATTTTCTGTCGCCTGCTTCCCCGGCAGCAGCCGCTGGTAATGGGAAGCTTCGTTGTCCGGCTGTTTAGCAGTTGGTTACAGCACCCAACCAGACTTAGGCAAGCTCGAAACGGTCAAGGTTCATAACCTTAGTCCACACCGCTACAAAATCTTGCAGGAATTTCTCCTGAGAATCCTGGCAGCCATAGACTTCCGCAACTGCCCGGAGCTGTGAATTGGAGCCGAAAATGAGATCAATACGGGTGCCGGTCCATTTAAGTTCACCGGTGGTGCGATCGCGGCCTTCAAAGACCTCGGCTTCCTCGGAAACGGCCTTCCACACCGTACCCATATCCAGCAAATTCACAAAGAAATCATTGGTAAGCGCTTCCGGACGCTTGGTGAACACGCCGTGCTGAGACTGCCCGAAGTTGGCATTCAAGGCACGCATGCCGCCGACCAAAACGGTCATCTCCGGAGCGGACAAAGTCAGTAACTGTGCCCGGTCTACCAGCATTTCCTCGGCTGATACGGCATATTTGGCCTTCATATAATTGCGGAAGCCGTCCGCCTTTGGTTCCATCACGGCAAAAGAATAAATTTCAGTCTGTTCCTGGGTGGCATCCGTGCGACCCGGCGTAAAGGGAACAGTCACTTCATAACCGGCATTCTTTGCCGCTTTCTCGACAGCCGCGCAGCCGCCCAGAACAATCAGATCGGCCAGGGAAACCTTCTTAGAGCCTTGCTGTGCCTTGTTGAACTCTGCCTGAATTTTTTCCAGAGCTGCAAGCACCTTCGCAAGCTGCTCCGGCTGGTTAACCTCCCAGTCTTTTTGCGGAGCGAGACGAATGCGCGCCCCATTGGCTCCACCGCGCTTGTCAGAGCCGCGGAAGGTGGAGGCCGACGCCCAGGCTGTTGAAACCAGCTCGGGAATCGACAGACCGGCAGCAAGCAGCTTTGCCTTGAGTTCTGCAATATCCTGTTCGTTAATCAATTCATGATCGACCGCCGGCACCGGGTCCTGCCAGATTAGCTCCTCTGCCGGAACTTCCGGTCCGAGATAACGGCAACGGGGTCCCATATCACGATGTGTCAGCTTGAACCAGGCCCGGGCAAAAGCATCTGCGAACTCCTCAGGGTTATCACGGTACCGCTTGGCAATCGGACCATAGATGGGATCCATTCTTAGGGAAAGATCTGCGGTAGTCATCATCGGTGCATGACGCTTGGACGGGTCGTGCGCATCCTCCACCGTAGTTGCCGCAGCCGGGTCGGTCGGTATCCACTGCCAGGCGCCGGCAGGACTTTTAACCAAATCCCAGTCATATTTGAATAAAGTCTCTAAATAACCCATATCCCAGGTTGTCGGGTTTGGTTTCCAGGCGCCTTCAATGCCGCTGCCGATGGTATAACCGCCATTGCCGCTCCCAAAGCTGTTTTTCCAGCCGAGGCCCTGCTCTTCAAGGCCGGCGGCTTCAGGTTCAGGCCCTACATGGGTCGCGGGGCCGGCGCCATGGCATTTGCCAAACGTGTGACCGCCGGCAACAAGTGCGACCGTTTCTTCATCATTCATAGCCATACGGGCAAAGGTATCGCGAACGTCACGGCCGGAAGCAAGTACGCTGGGCTGTCCATTAGGACCTTCCGGATTCACGTAAATCAGGCCCATCTGCACGGCGGCAAGCGGATTTTCAAGATCCCGCTGGCCGGAATAACGCTTATCGCCCAGCCATTCGCCTTCAGAGCCCCAATAAATATCCTCTTCCGGTTCCCAAATATCAACGCGTCCACCGGCAAAACCGAAGGTTTTAAGACCCATGGATTCCAGAGCGCAGTTTCCGGCAAGAATCATCAGGTCTGCCCAGGAAATCTTCCTGCCATATTTCTGTTTAATCGGCCAAAGCAGCCGGCGGGCTTTATCGAGATTTACATTGTCAGGCCAGCTGTTGAGGGGGGCAAAGCGCTGTGAGCCGGAACCCGCGCCGCCGCGTCCATCCCCCAGACGATAGGTACCGGCACTATGCCACGCCATCCGGATAAAAAGCGGTCCATAATGACCGTAATCAGCAGGCCACCAATCCTGGGAATCGGTCATCAGCGCATATAGGTCCTTCTTTACGGCGTCAAGGTCCAGACTCTTGAACTCTTCTGCATAGTTGAAATCCTCGCCCATCGGATTGGATTTTGCAGGATGCTGATGCAGAATATTCAGGTTCAATTGATTAGGCCACCAATCCCGGTTTGAGGTGCCACCACCGGCAACGGCTTTTCTGGTCATGCCTGTCACCGGGCACTTGCTTTCATTACTCATGAGACCAACTCCTTCTTTTATTTTTCTATTTTGGCAATGCAACTAGGGCATACACCATGGAAATAGACATTCTTTTCCGCAATTTGAAAACCACGCAGTTCTTCTGATACGAACTGGTCGATATTCACTGCAAAATTATAGATGCTGCCACAGGAAGAGCATTTGAAATGCCCATGGTTTTCCATCACGATGTCATATCTCGTTTCATTCTCCTCAACCGACAAAATGCGAACTAAGTGGGCCTCAAGGAAGATATTCAATGTGTTGTATACGGTAGCTTTGGACAAAGTAGGGATCGAACTGCGCAGCGCGCTGAAAATCTGCTCCACCGTAGGGTGGCATCGGTTTTCAATCAAATACCGTAAAATCATGACACGCTGATGCGACGGGGTAATATTTCTTTTTAGCAGTTCCTGCACAAACGGATTGTTTCTCAGCATTATAATCCCTGCGTTTCTCTCTTGTTAACAATAATCATTACAGTTTTGTAATGATTACATTTTTATTTTATTCAATAAATTAAAACTTGTCAATCTCTAATTACCTGTAAAACTGCTTCAGTAGAAAAATCCTTGGAGCTGAAGTAATAAGCTGTTTGCTGACGCGTCAATTTACAGCATCGCTTCCCTAGCTGCATTGATAGCTTATACACTAAATCATTCGACAAATTCCATTAAATTCCTGCAAGCACAATAGCCGGACACTAAGTGTTCTCCCAATACCTAAAGCCGCTAACAATGTTAGCGGCTCAAAGATGATATCACAATATTATTATACCTGTGTCAGACAGCTTGAACTGCCCGCACAGGTACGAAAGTGCTCAAAAATAATTATGAAGCGCAAACCTTATTTTTCTCTGACTGGTTCTTAGTTGCCTGCCAACATAATATTGATCCCAAACATACCATACATACACCCTGCCAGAAGGGAACTGAAAGCGGGGCATTTAAAAGCAACGAGCCTAACAACGATGATAATATCGGCGTGAAATAGGAGGCACTGGCAAGTACTGAGACATTGCCATGCAAAATACCATAATTCCAGGAAGCATACCCAAAACCTATCGCGCAGCCTGCCACCAGCACATACATTATGGCCCGCACACTAAGATTGGGCACAGCAGCTCCGCTAATGAAGAACTTAACCCAAAGAACTGCAGCAGTAAGAATAAAAAATAGGGTAATTCCGTTTTTCCCTGCCGCTAACCTATTTGTGATAGTGCAGTATGCAGCCCAAATGAAAGCGCCTGCAAAGGCTAAAGCATAACTAAATGTATTGCTTTTTATATTGCTAATCATCCCACTTACATCCAGACCTTTCTCGCCTCCTAATACCCAACAAACGCCAAGAAGGCAAAGGATCAGCCCCGGAATTATCAGAAGTGTGGATTTTTGTTTATTAAAAAGGATAGCAAATACAATGGTAAGACAAGGCCACAGATAGTTTATAATATTGATTTCAATTGCCTGATTCCCATTGTTGGCAAAGCCAATCGCCATCGCAAAAGATATTTCATAGGCCACAAATAAAAAACCTCCCAGTAGCAAATATTTCCAAGGGAAAGTTTTTATTTTGGGTACTCCAAACGTAACAATAAGAATCACAGACGCGGAGGTATAGATCATAGCAATACCTCCAATCGGGCCAAGCAGTTCACTTACACTGTGAATTAAACCAACCATTGTGCTCCAAAGTATGATAGCAATTAGTCCAATAAAAGTAGCATTGCTCCTGGTGCGTGTATTCAACGACATAATCCCCTTTTTAATGAAGTAGTAATTCAGGCTTGTTAAAAATGCCCAATAAAGTCAGCTAGCGCAACTTTCACTTGCCGTAATATCCATATTGCATACAATTGCCCCCTGTCACCTGTACCTTGTCATTTACCTATTGTACTATACAACGGGTTTACTATAAAGTAAAACGACAAATTCTTACTTCAGATATGAGAAAGTATCATATCTGAAAATATAATGGGACTAGGTATCCGCCACCTTGTCCTTATAGTTATGCGGGCATTAAAAATCTGAAAAGACAGATACTAAGCAATACATTAAATAAGGAGTGAGCCCTATGAGTAATCAAGCTATATTATGGTCAATGCTGATCGTTCCTTGGTTAACACTATTCTTCATACCTAAAGAAAATATCAAATATTATATGCCTGTCGCTCTATTCTCTGCACTTACAAGTATACTGGTTGTAGAGACAGGAGAAAATCTAGGTTGGTTTATTTATGCAGAAGTTGCTTTGCCGCTAAGAACGCATTCGTATGTTATTTTTGGATTAAATATTGTGACAACTATATGGTTATTCCACTTTGCCTATGGTAGA
Proteins encoded in this window:
- the yddG gene encoding aromatic amino acid DMT transporter YddG, translated to MNTRTRSNATFIGLIAIILWSTMVGLIHSVSELLGPIGGIAMIYTSASVILIVTFGVPKIKTFPWKYLLLGGFLFVAYEISFAMAIGFANNGNQAIEINIINYLWPCLTIVFAILFNKQKSTLLIIPGLILCLLGVCWVLGGEKGLDVSGMISNIKSNTFSYALAFAGAFIWAAYCTITNRLAAGKNGITLFFILTAAVLWVKFFISGAAVPNLSVRAIMYVLVAGCAIGFGYASWNYGILHGNVSVLASASYFTPILSSLLGSLLLNAPLSVPFWQGVCMVCLGSILCWQATKNQSEKNKVCAS